One Tessaracoccus lacteus DNA window includes the following coding sequences:
- the fmt gene encoding methionyl-tRNA formyltransferase: MRLVFAGTPDVAVPALDALTDSAHELVAVLTRPDAPAGRGRRLTPSPVAARAEELGLEILKPAHPRDADFQDRLRELAPDVCPVVAYGALLPQSALDIPTHGWVNLHFSLLPRWRGAAPVQRAVMAGDAEIGTSCFEIVRALDAGDVYLTESFPMPDATAGELLAQLAVSGARQLTRTIDLIAAGIHPTPQADDGVTLAAKITVEEARLDLRRPAGELRNQIMGCSPDPGAWCELDGHRFKIYRARVAEPLDLTPGQLGTTKRQLFVGTGDGTLELLEVQAPGRKRMAAIDWARQGVTGKVLS, translated from the coding sequence ATGCGGCTCGTGTTCGCCGGCACCCCGGACGTCGCGGTCCCGGCGCTCGATGCGCTCACGGACTCAGCCCACGAGCTGGTCGCGGTCCTCACGCGACCGGACGCGCCCGCCGGCCGCGGCCGCAGGCTCACGCCGTCGCCGGTCGCCGCACGCGCCGAGGAGCTGGGGCTCGAGATCCTCAAGCCTGCGCACCCCCGCGACGCGGACTTTCAGGACCGGCTGCGGGAGCTGGCCCCCGACGTCTGCCCCGTCGTCGCGTACGGGGCGCTGCTGCCGCAGTCTGCGCTCGACATCCCCACCCACGGCTGGGTGAACCTCCACTTCTCGCTGCTGCCCCGATGGCGCGGCGCAGCCCCGGTGCAGCGGGCGGTGATGGCCGGCGACGCGGAGATCGGCACGTCCTGCTTCGAGATCGTGCGCGCCCTCGACGCGGGCGATGTCTACCTGACCGAGTCGTTCCCCATGCCCGACGCGACCGCGGGCGAACTGCTGGCCCAGCTCGCCGTGAGCGGCGCACGACAGCTCACCCGGACCATCGACCTGATCGCGGCGGGCATCCACCCCACGCCGCAGGCCGACGACGGCGTCACACTGGCCGCCAAGATCACCGTCGAGGAGGCGCGGCTCGACCTCCGCCGCCCCGCCGGCGAGCTGCGGAACCAGATCATGGGCTGCTCGCCCGACCCCGGCGCCTGGTGCGAGCTCGACGGCCACCGATTCAAGATCTACCGGGCCCGCGTCGCCGAGCCCCTCGACCTCACCCCAGGCCAGCTCGGCACCACCAAACGGCAGCTGTTCGTCGGCACCGGCGACGGCACGCTCGAGCTGCTGGAGGTCCAGGCGCCGGGCAGGAAGCGGATGGCCGCGATCGACTGGGCGCGTCAGGGCGTGACCGGCAAGGTCCTCTCATGA
- a CDS encoding primosomal protein N': protein MTGGQPALMGAHRGAPRRIARVAVDVPLSHLDRLFDYEIPDKLADDAVVGARVQVRFSGQQQRGWIVELAEESDVETLAPLGKVISSEPVMTPAVYGLIRAVADHYAGTFADVSRLAVPPRHASTEKAAQRVWPQPLEAPAPTVLPSYPAGGSFLEAVREGRSPRALWQVAAVHGGPGDLVGGIVEAVAATLHSGRSALIVVPTVRDLTSATARLVEVFGHGCVGTLSADAGQSARYRNYLAALRGEARIMIGTRAAMFAPLTDLGLIVVVDDGNDAHAEPRTPHPHPRSVAILRAARDSAALLLAGHGRSTDAQALLRRGWLGDLTLPPGPAREVSAPVRAVNDRDRQRDPAAARLRIPSVAFRFLRDHLSVGPVLVQVPRVGHSATLRCARCRNLARCPKCSGPMRARRRDQPECALCGFRPARWNCPHCHTSQLETPLPGAARTAEELARAFPGVLAVNSSADRIRDEIPDEPAIVVATPGAEPRSPSGYAGVLILDADVTLARADLRAGEEAVRRWSAAAALARAPRDGGSVLIVGESTHPAVQALMRADLQGYISRELDDRADAGLVPAVKLARIVGDKEALDEFLDNDDWAGVQVLGPTEVDDEQWAALLRAPLDGARDLVRRLKNAAAIRSARKERGLLSVTVDPETLG from the coding sequence GTGACCGGTGGGCAGCCTGCGCTGATGGGCGCCCACCGGGGCGCGCCGCGCCGCATCGCGCGCGTGGCGGTCGACGTGCCGCTGTCACACCTTGACCGGCTCTTCGACTACGAGATTCCGGACAAGCTCGCGGACGACGCGGTCGTCGGTGCGCGGGTCCAGGTCCGCTTCAGCGGCCAGCAGCAGCGCGGCTGGATCGTCGAGCTCGCCGAGGAGTCCGACGTCGAGACGCTCGCGCCGCTCGGCAAGGTGATCTCGAGCGAACCCGTCATGACCCCCGCCGTGTACGGCCTCATCCGGGCGGTCGCGGACCACTACGCCGGCACCTTCGCCGACGTGTCCCGGCTTGCGGTGCCGCCGCGCCACGCCAGCACGGAGAAGGCCGCCCAGCGCGTCTGGCCCCAGCCTCTCGAGGCGCCCGCGCCGACGGTGCTGCCCTCCTACCCGGCGGGCGGATCGTTCCTCGAGGCCGTCCGGGAGGGGCGCTCCCCCCGCGCCCTGTGGCAGGTGGCCGCGGTGCACGGCGGCCCCGGGGACCTCGTCGGCGGGATTGTCGAGGCCGTCGCCGCGACGCTCCACTCCGGCCGGTCCGCGCTGATCGTGGTCCCCACCGTCCGGGACCTCACCTCGGCCACCGCACGCCTGGTGGAGGTCTTCGGTCACGGATGCGTCGGTACCCTGTCAGCCGACGCGGGGCAGTCCGCCCGCTACCGTAACTACCTGGCCGCGCTGCGCGGCGAGGCGAGGATCATGATCGGCACCAGGGCGGCGATGTTTGCCCCGCTGACGGATCTTGGCCTGATCGTCGTCGTCGACGACGGCAACGACGCACACGCCGAGCCTCGGACCCCACACCCGCATCCCCGCTCCGTCGCCATCCTGCGGGCCGCCCGGGACTCGGCCGCCCTGCTGCTCGCGGGGCACGGACGCAGCACGGATGCCCAGGCGCTGCTGCGTCGCGGCTGGCTCGGGGACCTCACACTGCCCCCGGGCCCGGCCCGTGAGGTCTCGGCCCCGGTGCGGGCCGTCAACGACAGGGACCGCCAACGGGACCCGGCCGCCGCCCGGCTGCGCATCCCGTCGGTTGCGTTCCGGTTCCTGCGCGACCACCTGTCCGTCGGCCCCGTGCTCGTGCAGGTGCCCCGCGTCGGACACTCGGCCACGCTGCGCTGCGCCCGCTGCCGCAACCTCGCCCGCTGTCCGAAGTGCTCGGGCCCGATGCGTGCCCGCCGACGGGATCAGCCCGAGTGCGCCCTGTGCGGCTTCCGGCCGGCCAGGTGGAACTGCCCGCACTGCCACACCTCGCAGCTGGAGACCCCGCTGCCCGGCGCCGCCCGCACCGCGGAGGAGCTCGCCCGGGCGTTCCCCGGCGTGCTCGCTGTCAACAGCTCTGCGGATCGGATCCGCGACGAGATCCCCGATGAGCCGGCGATCGTCGTCGCGACTCCCGGCGCGGAGCCGAGGTCGCCATCCGGCTACGCCGGTGTGCTGATCCTCGACGCGGACGTCACGCTCGCCCGCGCGGACCTTCGCGCCGGCGAGGAGGCCGTGCGCCGGTGGAGCGCGGCGGCCGCGCTGGCGAGGGCACCCCGCGATGGGGGGTCGGTGCTGATCGTCGGGGAGTCCACGCATCCGGCGGTGCAGGCGTTGATGCGGGCGGACCTGCAGGGCTACATCTCGCGCGAGCTCGATGACCGGGCCGACGCCGGCCTCGTGCCGGCCGTGAAGCTCGCCCGCATCGTCGGGGACAAGGAGGCGCTCGACGAGTTCCTCGACAACGACGACTGGGCGGGCGTCCAGGTGCTCGGCCCCACTGAGGTCGACGACGAGCAGTGGGCCGCGCTGCTCAGGGCGCCGCTCGACGGGGCTCGCGACCTCGTGCGTCGCCTCAAGAACGCCGCCGCCATCCGCTCCGCCCGCAAGGAACGCGGCCTGCTCAGCGTCACGGTCGACCCGGAGACTCTCGGCTGA
- the metK gene encoding methionine adenosyltransferase: protein MSRLFTSESVTEGHPDKIADSISDAVLDGLLRQDPNARVAVETLITTGLVVVAGEVSTSGYVDVASLARQRILDIGYDSSAKGFDGSSCGVSVAIGNQSPDIAQGVNEAYEHRVEVDGDVASLQGAGDQGLMFGYACDETPSLMPLPIDVAHRLAEQLTAVRKNGTLDYLRPDGKTQVTVAYDAEGAVEGIDTVVVSSQHHQDATQSRIAADLRREVIGPVLEGYGLGTPGRVLVNPTGKFVIGGPMGDAGVTGRKIIVDTYGGMARHGGGAFSGKDPSKVDRSAAYAMRWVAKNVVAAGLARRCEVQVAYAIGKAHPVGFYLDTFGTSAVPESQIRDAVLATFDLRPGAIISDLDLLRPIYSDVTVYGHFGRNLPNATWERTDRAAALAAAVKG from the coding sequence ATGAGCCGTCTTTTCACGTCCGAGTCGGTGACCGAGGGTCATCCCGACAAGATCGCGGACTCGATCTCCGACGCCGTGCTCGACGGCCTGCTCCGGCAGGACCCGAACGCACGCGTCGCCGTCGAGACGCTCATCACCACCGGCCTCGTGGTCGTCGCCGGCGAGGTCTCGACGTCCGGCTACGTCGACGTCGCCTCGCTGGCCCGCCAGCGGATCCTCGACATCGGCTACGACTCGTCCGCCAAGGGATTCGACGGCTCCTCCTGCGGGGTGAGCGTCGCGATCGGCAACCAGTCTCCCGACATCGCCCAGGGCGTCAACGAGGCCTACGAGCACCGTGTCGAGGTCGACGGTGACGTCGCGAGCCTGCAGGGCGCCGGCGATCAGGGCCTGATGTTCGGCTACGCCTGCGACGAGACCCCGTCCCTGATGCCGCTGCCGATCGACGTCGCCCACCGACTGGCCGAGCAGCTCACCGCGGTGCGGAAGAACGGCACGCTCGACTACCTGCGGCCCGACGGCAAGACCCAGGTCACCGTTGCGTACGACGCCGAGGGGGCAGTCGAGGGCATCGACACCGTCGTGGTCAGCAGCCAGCACCACCAGGACGCCACCCAGTCGCGCATTGCGGCCGATCTGCGCCGAGAGGTCATCGGCCCGGTGCTCGAGGGCTACGGGCTCGGGACCCCCGGCCGCGTGCTGGTCAACCCGACGGGCAAGTTCGTCATCGGCGGGCCCATGGGCGACGCCGGTGTCACCGGCCGCAAGATCATCGTCGACACGTACGGCGGCATGGCCCGCCACGGCGGCGGCGCCTTCTCCGGCAAGGATCCGTCGAAGGTCGACCGCTCCGCCGCCTACGCGATGCGCTGGGTGGCCAAGAACGTCGTCGCGGCAGGGCTGGCCCGCCGCTGCGAGGTGCAGGTCGCCTACGCAATCGGCAAGGCCCACCCGGTCGGCTTCTACCTCGATACGTTCGGCACCTCCGCCGTCCCCGAGTCACAGATCCGCGACGCCGTGCTCGCAACGTTCGATCTGCGGCCCGGTGCCATCATCTCCGACCTCGACCTGCTACGCCCCATCTACAGCGACGTGACGGTCTACGGCCACTTCGGCCGCAACCTGCCCAACGCTACCTGGGAGCGGACCGACCGCGCCGCCGCGCTGGCGGCCGCCGTCAAGGGGTAA
- the rpoZ gene encoding DNA-directed RNA polymerase subunit omega: MNTQPEGITNPPIDGLLENIDSKYRLVLFAAKRARQINAYYSQLGEGLLENVGPMVPAAPEEKPLSIALREMEEGLLKYTEIDPNEEVATTDVDPAFTFVDPFATGGETDTTQA, from the coding sequence TTGAACACTCAGCCTGAAGGCATCACCAACCCGCCGATCGACGGTCTGCTGGAGAACATCGACTCCAAGTACCGCCTCGTGCTCTTCGCCGCGAAGCGTGCACGGCAGATCAACGCGTACTACTCGCAGCTCGGCGAGGGCCTGCTCGAGAACGTCGGCCCCATGGTCCCCGCCGCCCCCGAGGAGAAGCCCCTCTCGATCGCTCTGCGCGAAATGGAGGAGGGCCTCCTGAAGTACACCGAGATCGACCCGAACGAAGAGGTCGCGACGACCGACGTCGACCCGGCCTTCACCTTCGTCGATCCCTTCGCCACCGGCGGGGAGACCGACACCACCCAGGCCTGA
- the gmk gene encoding guanylate kinase — translation MTDSQVWVISGPSAVGKGTVCSRLKERYPQAYYSISMTTRPPRVGEVDGESYYFVTPDRFAQLAAEGELLEWAVVHGTNSYGTPRGPVLDALARGQQVVLEIDLQGARQVKENLPEARLIFLAPPSWDELVNRLKGRGTEDEATQARRLATARVELQDMAEADHVIVNERLDETVDALVSLMGL, via the coding sequence GTGACGGATTCTCAGGTGTGGGTGATCTCCGGTCCGAGCGCGGTGGGCAAGGGCACCGTGTGCTCCCGGCTCAAGGAGCGCTACCCGCAGGCGTACTACTCGATCTCCATGACCACCAGACCACCACGCGTCGGCGAGGTGGACGGCGAGTCGTACTACTTCGTCACCCCTGACAGGTTCGCGCAGCTGGCTGCGGAGGGCGAGCTGCTCGAATGGGCCGTCGTGCACGGGACCAACTCCTACGGAACCCCGCGCGGTCCCGTCCTCGATGCCCTGGCGAGGGGGCAGCAGGTCGTCCTGGAGATCGACCTGCAGGGCGCGCGTCAGGTCAAGGAGAACCTGCCGGAGGCCCGGCTGATCTTCCTCGCGCCACCGTCCTGGGACGAGCTCGTCAACCGGCTCAAGGGGCGTGGCACGGAGGACGAGGCCACGCAGGCCCGCAGGCTCGCCACGGCCAGGGTCGAGTTGCAGGACATGGCCGAGGCCGACCACGTCATCGTCAACGAGCGCCTCGATGAAACTGTGGACGCTCTGGTAAGCTTGATGGGCCTGTGA
- the mihF gene encoding integration host factor, actinobacterial type, whose amino-acid sequence MAIPQLSTEQLEAARSAATEARRARAELKEQVKNGTISFTEALNKAVDDDTLSRIKVIDLLRALPRVGVTRATEIMENLQIAPNRRIRGLGRHQVDRLTELFT is encoded by the coding sequence ATGGCAATTCCTCAGTTGAGCACGGAGCAGCTGGAGGCCGCGCGCAGTGCGGCCACCGAGGCCCGGCGCGCCCGCGCTGAGCTGAAGGAGCAGGTCAAGAACGGCACCATCAGCTTCACCGAGGCGCTGAACAAGGCCGTCGACGACGACACGCTCTCGCGCATCAAGGTGATCGATCTGCTGCGCGCACTGCCCCGGGTCGGCGTCACGCGCGCCACCGAGATCATGGAGAACCTCCAGATTGCCCCCAACCGCCGCATCCGCGGACTCGGGCGCCATCAGGTCGACCGACTCACGGAGCTGTTCACCTGA
- the pyrF gene encoding orotidine-5'-phosphate decarboxylase, which translates to MSTYAQRLAAATTDRGRLCVGIDPMASVLNAWGLDNDVAGLEACARGIVERLGGTVAVFKPQSAFFEAHGSAGIAVLERVLVDIREAGALSILDVKRGDIGSSMAGYASAFLGEGAPLWADAITLSPYLGVGSLSPAIDAAVAGGQGLYVLARTSNPDGATIQLADTAEGTVAQHVVDAAASLNETRDNAIGLVVGATHADSGCRLDAFNGSLLVPGIGAQGGTVESLASIFGQALGHVLPTASREVIGHGAGELTARAGRLLAQVAVLG; encoded by the coding sequence ATGAGCACCTACGCCCAACGCCTGGCGGCCGCCACGACCGATCGCGGTCGGCTGTGCGTCGGCATCGACCCCATGGCCTCGGTCCTGAACGCCTGGGGCCTCGACAACGACGTGGCGGGCCTCGAGGCCTGTGCACGCGGCATAGTAGAGCGTCTTGGAGGCACCGTCGCGGTGTTCAAGCCGCAGTCCGCGTTCTTCGAGGCACACGGCTCCGCGGGCATCGCGGTGCTCGAGCGCGTGCTCGTCGACATCCGCGAGGCAGGCGCGCTCAGCATCCTCGACGTGAAGCGCGGAGACATCGGCTCCTCGATGGCCGGCTACGCCTCGGCCTTCCTCGGCGAGGGCGCGCCACTGTGGGCCGACGCGATCACGCTCAGCCCCTACCTCGGCGTCGGGTCGCTCAGCCCCGCCATCGACGCCGCCGTGGCCGGTGGACAGGGCCTCTACGTGCTCGCCCGCACCTCCAACCCCGACGGCGCCACCATCCAGCTGGCCGATACCGCGGAGGGTACCGTCGCACAGCACGTCGTCGACGCCGCGGCTAGTCTGAACGAGACCCGCGACAACGCCATCGGGCTGGTCGTCGGCGCGACTCACGCCGACTCCGGTTGCCGCCTCGACGCCTTCAACGGCTCCCTGCTCGTGCCAGGCATCGGCGCGCAGGGCGGCACGGTGGAGTCGCTGGCATCCATCTTCGGGCAGGCGCTCGGGCATGTGCTGCCCACGGCCAGCCGCGAGGTCATCGGACACGGCGCCGGTGAGCTGACGGCCCGGGCCGGGCGGCTGCTCGCCCAGGTTGCCGTTCTGGGCTGA